A window of Chryseobacterium aquaeductus genomic DNA:
TCTTTATCAGGAATTGGCTCACCATGAGGATCAAATTTCGGATGATCTAGAATCTCATCCATTTTATCAAAAAATATTTTAGAATGCACGTGTTCCAATTGTTCTGCAATTTCGTGTACATTTTCCCAACCAAAATTCATTTTTTTGACGAGAAACATTTCTGTTAATCTGTGTTTTCTTACAACCAAAGATGCTTCACGTCTGCCTTTTTCGGTGACTTTCAGAGGTTTATAGGTTTCATATACTACCCAATTTTTATCTGAAAATTTTTTCATCATGTTATTAACGCTTGGCATTTTCACGTTGAGAAATTTGCTCAGTTCGTTAATAGTTACTTTTCCTTCATTGTCAACTAAATGAAACAAAGCCTTCAGATAATTTTCTTCCGTTAATGTTGTTTTCAAAATGTTAGATGATTTTCATTACAAATCTAACAAAATATTATTTAAAATTTACACTTGTTGTTGGTAGTTTTTTTAATTTTGTATCATGAAATTTTCTTTTAAAAACGACTATTCTGAGGGTTGTCACTCAAAAATTCTAGAGGCACTGTTACGCAATAATACTGATCAGCAAGCGGGATATGGTGATGACGAATATTCTTTAAAAGCTAAGATTTTAATTAAAGAAAAATTGAAGAATCAGGATGCTGCGATTTACTTTGTTTCAGGCGGAACGCAGGCAAATCTTATCGTAATTTCTTCTGTTCTAAAACCTTATCAATGTGTAATTGCAGCGTCCACAGGACATATTTTAAACAACGAAACCGGTGCAATTGAGGCTACGGGACACAAAATTCTGAGTATAGAAACTGAAGATGGAAAACTAAAACCTTCAGATATTCAGCTTGTTTTAGATAATCACAAGAATATTCCGCATCAGGTGATGCCGAAATTAGTTTATATTT
This region includes:
- a CDS encoding metal-dependent transcriptional regulator; the encoded protein is MKTTLTEENYLKALFHLVDNEGKVTINELSKFLNVKMPSVNNMMKKFSDKNWVVYETYKPLKVTEKGRREASLVVRKHRLTEMFLVKKMNFGWENVHEIAEQLEHVHSKIFFDKMDEILDHPKFDPHGEPIPDKDGNIISQDLQKLSDCKVSDQVVFASVTLSDDAFLNYLTERKLLLNTKIKIIKIEDFDRSVTIEVDGKQEVLSKKATEKILVKK